From a single Sphingomonas oryzagri genomic region:
- a CDS encoding DUF4328 domain-containing protein, with protein MDDMDGVRDAVALGRHAVIWAFVWVVTKVIGAIIALSCALALHRLPADFRLDSAPLSSTAVTLVQAQAALSSLSLIAFVISAAIGCCWIYRMVKVTRVIGEGVSVTPGWSVGWFFIPVACLFRPFEGIKEAWQVTVNPADWPHVAVPTMLRVWWGLWLGLNFVDYFASMGPRIDPGIDGVELISWGLVASGAIAVALTIVWSRIVRSISRSQALLLNASAFR; from the coding sequence ATGGACGACATGGATGGTGTGCGGGATGCGGTGGCGCTAGGCCGCCACGCTGTGATCTGGGCTTTTGTCTGGGTCGTGACAAAGGTGATCGGCGCCATCATCGCTCTGTCCTGCGCGCTGGCTCTCCATCGGCTTCCTGCCGATTTCCGGCTCGATTCGGCCCCCTTGTCATCCACCGCCGTGACGCTCGTGCAGGCGCAGGCGGCCTTGTCGTCGCTATCGCTGATCGCTTTCGTCATATCCGCCGCAATCGGTTGCTGCTGGATCTACCGGATGGTGAAGGTGACGCGGGTCATCGGAGAGGGCGTTTCGGTGACACCCGGATGGTCGGTCGGCTGGTTCTTCATTCCCGTAGCCTGCCTGTTCCGGCCGTTCGAGGGGATCAAGGAAGCATGGCAGGTGACGGTCAATCCGGCGGATTGGCCTCACGTGGCGGTGCCGACGATGCTGCGCGTCTGGTGGGGCCTGTGGCTCGGTCTCAATTTCGTCGATTACTTCGCCAGCATGGGGCCGCGCATCGATCCGGGCATCGATGGCGTCGAACTGATCTCCTGGGGTCTGGTCGCATCGGGTGCGATTGCTGTCGCGCTGACGATCGTCTGGTCGCGGATCGTGCGGTCGATCAGCCGCTCCCAGGCGTTGTTGCTGAACGCTTCGGCATTCCGCTGA
- a CDS encoding putative DNA modification/repair radical SAM protein has product MAQLDIQAKLAILADAAKYDASCASSGTAKRDSAGKKGGIGSTEGMGICHAYAPDGRCISLLKILLTNSCIFDCHYCINRKSSNVRRARFTAEEVVQLTLSFYRRNYIEGLFLSSGIIRSSDYTMEQIVEVARSLREDHGFRGYIHLKTIPDADPKLLELAGRHADRLSINVELPTVAGLERLAPEKSATRIEGAMGALRHGIEDGRDAKKRYRAAPGFAPAGQSTQMIVGADAATDRDIVARASTLYDRYQLRRVYYSAFSPIPDASAVLPLKRPPLMREHRLYQSDWMMRFYGFAPGEVAAAADPATGMLPLDIDPKLAWALRFREAFPVDVNRAPREALLRVPGLGPKAVDGILTARRWRRLRLEDVARLTRSIAKLRPFLIAEDWRPTTLGEVAAPVARPKREQLELFAA; this is encoded by the coding sequence ATGGCGCAGCTCGATATCCAGGCCAAGCTGGCGATCCTCGCCGATGCGGCGAAATACGATGCCTCCTGCGCATCCTCCGGCACCGCCAAACGCGATTCGGCGGGCAAGAAAGGCGGCATCGGATCGACGGAGGGGATGGGCATCTGCCATGCCTATGCGCCGGACGGCCGCTGCATTTCTCTGCTCAAGATCCTGCTGACCAACAGCTGCATTTTCGACTGTCATTACTGCATCAACCGCAAGAGCTCGAACGTCCGGCGCGCGCGCTTCACGGCGGAGGAGGTCGTGCAGCTCACCCTCTCCTTCTACCGGCGCAATTATATCGAGGGGTTGTTCCTTTCCTCCGGCATCATCCGCTCGTCCGATTACACGATGGAGCAGATCGTCGAGGTGGCGCGGTCGCTGCGCGAGGATCACGGCTTTCGCGGCTACATCCACCTCAAGACGATCCCGGATGCCGATCCGAAGCTGCTGGAACTGGCCGGGCGTCATGCCGATCGCCTGTCGATCAACGTCGAGCTGCCGACCGTCGCGGGCCTCGAGCGTCTCGCGCCCGAAAAGTCGGCGACGCGGATCGAAGGCGCGATGGGCGCCCTGCGTCACGGTATCGAAGACGGGCGCGACGCGAAGAAACGCTACAGGGCGGCGCCCGGCTTCGCACCCGCCGGCCAGTCCACCCAGATGATCGTCGGCGCGGATGCGGCGACCGACCGCGACATCGTGGCGCGCGCCAGTACGCTCTATGATCGCTATCAGCTGCGTCGGGTCTATTATTCGGCGTTCAGCCCGATCCCCGATGCCAGCGCGGTGCTGCCGCTCAAGCGCCCGCCGCTGATGCGCGAACACAGGCTCTACCAGTCCGACTGGATGATGCGCTTCTACGGCTTCGCACCGGGAGAGGTCGCCGCCGCCGCCGATCCCGCGACTGGGATGCTGCCGCTCGACATCGATCCCAAGCTCGCCTGGGCGCTCAGGTTCCGCGAGGCCTTCCCGGTGGACGTCAACCGCGCCCCGCGCGAGGCGCTGCTGCGCGTGCCCGGCCTCGGCCCCAAGGCAGTGGACGGCATCCTCACCGCGCGCCGCTGGCGACGCCTGCGGCTGGAGGACGTCGCCCGGCTCACCCGCTCGATCGCGAAGCTGCGCCCGTTCCTGATCGCCGAGGACTGGCGGCCGACGACGCTCGGCGAGGTTGCGGCGCCGGTCGCCCGCCCGAAGCGGGAGCAGCTGGAACTGTTCGCGGCCTAG
- a CDS encoding demethoxyubiquinone hydroxylase family protein yields the protein MIRVDQAGEFGATRIYAGQLAVLGTRSEAARPIARMAAQEERHRQVFDRIVAERGVRPTLLAPLWDKAGFLLGAATALISPEAAMACTAAIETEIDLHYAEQLEQLGTTDPELSATIAEFQAEEVEHRETAIAEGAERAPAYPILSAAIRLGCRAAIGLSKRI from the coding sequence ATGATCCGCGTCGATCAGGCCGGCGAGTTCGGCGCGACGCGCATCTATGCGGGCCAGCTCGCGGTGCTCGGCACGCGGTCCGAGGCGGCGCGCCCGATCGCGCGCATGGCGGCGCAGGAGGAACGGCACCGGCAGGTGTTCGATCGCATCGTGGCGGAACGCGGCGTGCGTCCCACCCTGCTCGCGCCCCTGTGGGACAAGGCCGGCTTCCTGCTGGGTGCTGCGACCGCGCTGATTTCGCCCGAGGCGGCGATGGCCTGCACCGCCGCGATCGAGACCGAGATCGACCTCCATTATGCCGAGCAGCTGGAGCAGCTCGGCACCACCGATCCCGAGCTTTCCGCGACGATAGCCGAGTTCCAGGCCGAAGAGGTCGAGCATCGCGAGACCGCGATCGCGGAAGGTGCCGAGCGCGCGCCCGCCTACCCCATCCTCTCCGCCGCGATCCGGCTGGGCTGCCGCGCCGCGATCGGGCTGTCGAAGCGGATCTGA
- a CDS encoding disulfide bond formation protein B has product MTNLSRARLIAILLPNALLWGAIGSQVFGGLVPCEMCMWQRWPHVAAIVLALIAIALRGNPSASRAFTLLAALAILVSGGLGVYHAGVEYHWWTGPTRCTGNHFTSIADLMKAPVVMCDVPQWKLGGISLAGFNAIFSIVGGLIVAALASRKPAR; this is encoded by the coding sequence ATGACCAACCTGTCGCGCGCGCGGCTGATCGCGATTCTTCTGCCCAACGCGCTCCTGTGGGGGGCGATCGGATCGCAGGTGTTCGGAGGCCTCGTGCCGTGCGAGATGTGCATGTGGCAGCGCTGGCCGCATGTCGCCGCGATCGTGCTGGCGCTTATCGCCATCGCGCTGCGCGGCAATCCGTCGGCCTCGCGCGCTTTCACTCTGCTCGCCGCGCTGGCGATCCTCGTCTCGGGCGGGCTGGGCGTCTATCACGCGGGCGTCGAATATCATTGGTGGACCGGCCCGACGCGCTGCACCGGCAACCACTTCACCTCGATCGCCGATCTGATGAAGGCGCCGGTGGTGATGTGCGATGTGCCGCAGTGGAAGCTGGGCGGCATCAGCCTCGCCGGTTTCAACGCGATCTTCTCGATCGTCGGCGGTCTGATCGTGGCGGCGCTGGCCTCGCGGAAGCCTGCCCGGTGA
- a CDS encoding S41 family peptidase, with amino-acid sequence MAVQNARAAESTAQDNDTYKQLDQFMNVFQKVRADYVDKTTDKDLIKGAIDGMLASLDPHSSYMDAHDFQQMKMTTDGNYGGLGLTVQADDGVVKVVTPTPDTPAYRAGIKSGDYITHIDGKLIYGSTLDEAVDKMRGDPGSKVKLTIVRPGRDKPFDVLLTRETIVIKPVKWKVMDNIGVINIISFSKQTGADTRAAIAGIDKQLGHKPTGYIIDLRDDPGGLLDQAIETADAFLDHGEIVSQRGREKDDIERYYAKPGDDAHGLPIIVLVNAGSASAAEIVAGALQDQRRAIVMGERSFGKGSVQTLLPLTDDTALRLTTARYFTPSGRSVQEGGIHPDIDVPQLSDPDYKDRPKFREDDLRRHLINEAKVDDSVLEADSKSDPRFAASADALKKQGVNDFQLSYALQTLSRLDPSAPATKVAAALPPTPSLVPTAN; translated from the coding sequence ATGGCGGTGCAGAACGCCCGCGCCGCGGAGTCCACCGCGCAGGACAATGACACCTACAAGCAGCTCGACCAGTTCATGAACGTGTTCCAGAAGGTGCGCGCGGACTATGTCGACAAGACCACCGACAAGGATCTGATCAAGGGCGCGATCGACGGCATGCTGGCCAGCCTCGATCCCCACAGCTCCTACATGGACGCGCACGACTTCCAGCAGATGAAGATGACGACCGACGGCAATTACGGCGGCCTCGGCCTCACCGTGCAGGCCGACGACGGCGTGGTGAAGGTGGTGACGCCGACGCCCGACACTCCGGCCTATCGCGCCGGCATCAAGTCCGGCGACTATATCACCCACATCGACGGCAAGCTGATCTACGGCTCCACGCTGGATGAAGCGGTGGACAAGATGCGCGGCGATCCGGGCAGCAAGGTGAAGCTCACCATCGTCCGCCCCGGCCGCGACAAGCCGTTCGACGTGCTGCTCACCCGCGAGACCATCGTGATCAAGCCGGTGAAGTGGAAGGTGATGGACAATATCGGCGTCATCAACATCATCAGCTTCTCCAAGCAGACCGGCGCCGACACCCGCGCCGCGATCGCCGGCATCGACAAGCAGCTCGGCCACAAGCCGACCGGCTACATCATCGATCTGCGCGATGACCCCGGAGGGTTGCTCGACCAGGCGATCGAGACCGCCGACGCCTTCCTCGATCATGGCGAGATCGTCTCGCAGCGCGGGCGCGAGAAGGACGATATCGAGCGCTATTACGCCAAGCCCGGCGACGACGCGCACGGCCTGCCGATCATCGTGCTGGTCAATGCCGGCTCCGCCTCCGCCGCCGAGATCGTGGCCGGCGCGCTGCAGGATCAGCGCCGCGCGATCGTGATGGGCGAGCGCAGCTTCGGCAAGGGTTCGGTGCAGACGCTGCTGCCGCTGACCGACGACACCGCGCTGCGCCTCACCACCGCGCGCTACTTCACGCCGTCGGGCCGATCGGTGCAGGAAGGCGGCATCCATCCCGACATCGACGTGCCGCAGCTTTCCGACCCGGACTACAAGGACCGGCCCAAATTCCGCGAGGACGATCTGCGCCGCCACCTGATCAACGAGGCGAAGGTGGACGACAGCGTGCTGGAGGCGGACAGCAAGAGCGATCCGCGCTTCGCCGCATCGGCCGACGCGCTGAAGAAGCAGGGAGTCAACGATTTCCAGCTGAGCTACGCGCTGCAGACGCTGTCGAGGCTCGATCCGTCGGCGCCGGCCACCAAGGTCGCCGCCGCGCTGCCGCCGACGCCGTCGCTCGTCCCCACCGCCAATTGA